A part of Aegilops tauschii subsp. strangulata cultivar AL8/78 chromosome 2, Aet v6.0, whole genome shotgun sequence genomic DNA contains:
- the LOC141041359 gene encoding uncharacterized protein, which produces MAEEASAKRHCGQTSYQSGNLDVVHVPSEKREYTVTLKGVELHGKETLEAVCTSEPDKADEMICRIRRSACSKYPHIIGVDVEFTKEDEPPQMAAVLQLSVEGLCLVYHIAAATRWPKRLKALLQEEKLFTFAGFSIKNDKDKLKMSGLEINPNKHINIQRNWRVPYNGKPYDSLADVAASVIHPFYSKMKKKIDKQAYHKLWGDSPLPNYLIEYVAIDAYATYKSWRIIDNIKTGLEISKEQEEDTFYDCHFAG; this is translated from the exons ATGGCAGAGGAAGCGTCTGCCAAGCGTCATTGTGGCCAAACGTCCTACCAGAGCGGCAACCTGGACGTCGTTCACGTTCCCAGTGAGAAGCGCGAGTACACCGTAACCCTCAAAGGGGTTGAGCTCCACGGCAAGGAGACGCTGGAGGCCGTCTGCACCAGCGAACCAGACAAGGCCGATGAGATGATCTGTAGGATCAGGAGGAGCGCCTGCAGCAAGTATCCCCACATCATCGGCGTTGATGTGGAGTTTACCAAAGAAGATGAACCTCCACAGATGGCAGCAGTTCTGCAGTTAAGCGTGGAGGGTCTCTGCCTCGTGTACCACATCGCCGCGGCCACAAGATG GCCAAAGCGCCTCAAAGCGCTCCTACAGGAGGAGAAGTTGTTCACCTTTGCCGGTTTCAGCATTAAAAATGACAAGGACAAGCTGAAGATGTCTGGTTTGGAGATAAACCCCAACAAGCACATCAACATTCAACGCAACTGGAGAGTTCCATACAACGGAAAACCGTACGACTCCTTGGCTGATGTTGCAGCCAGCGTCATCCACCCATTCTACagcaagatgaagaagaagatcgacAAGCAGGCATACCATAAACTGTGGGGGGACAGCCCACTGCCAAATTACCTCATCGAGTACGTAGCAATAGATGCGTACGCCACCTACAAGTCATGGAGGATAATTGACAACATCAAAACAGGTTTGGAAATTTCAAAAGAGCAGGAAGAAGACACCTTCTACGACTGCCACTTTGCGGGATGA